Proteins co-encoded in one Natronorubrum daqingense genomic window:
- a CDS encoding amphi-Trp domain-containing protein, which translates to MAEKTNTKEDVSRERAADLVQELARELRRDGTANVRVGNKTLTLTPAPELEYKIEVEERSPMLGGPREEVTVTLEWEVDEEPSTE; encoded by the coding sequence ATGGCAGAGAAAACCAACACGAAGGAGGATGTCTCACGGGAACGAGCGGCCGACCTCGTTCAGGAACTCGCTCGAGAACTCCGACGTGATGGCACGGCCAACGTTCGCGTCGGAAACAAGACGCTGACGCTCACACCGGCACCGGAACTCGAGTACAAGATCGAAGTCGAAGAGCGCTCGCCGATGCTCGGTGGACCGCGCGAAGAAGTAACGGTCACGCTCGAGTGGGAAGTCGACGAAGAACCGTCAACCGAGTAA
- a CDS encoding PrkA family serine protein kinase, giving the protein MTGDIETLETLSTDYKESMPEDLRETKPFDWYLEECYDDPQITRNAHQRVADMFDYYGTTYDETEGVVEYQLASEDPLGDGENTFYGNVIHHSIHEFVNKVKSGARRLGPERRIKLLLGPVGSGKSHFDKQVRKYFEDYTLREAGRMYTFRWTNLCDVIVDQDPADDVVRSPMNQDPLVLLPLEQRQRVIDDLNERLDAPYTIQNEQALDPESEFYMDRLLAYYDDDLKQVLENHVEIVRLVADENKRQGLETFEPKDKKNQDETELTGDVNYSKIAIYGESDPRAFDYSGAFCNANRGIFSGEELLKLQREFLYDFLHATQEQTIKPKNNPRIDIDQVIVGRTNMPEYKDKKGDEKMEAFNDRTKRIDFPYVLSYEDEASIYEKMLNNADVPDINVEPHTLEMAGLFGVLTRVEEPDTETVDLLSKAKAYNGEIDEGDDIDSKKLREEAEQKAEIGEGMVGVSPRFIGDEIAEAIMDSKHRSRGFLSPLTVFNFFEENLEHHGSIPEENFEQYYRYLETVREEYKERAIEDVRHALAYDIDEIQRQGEKYMDHVMAYIDDDTIEDSLTGREQEPDETFLRSVEEKLDVPEDRKEDFRQEVSNWVSRRAREGEAFNPQDNERLRRALERKLWEDKKHNINFSALVSANEFDDDERSAWIDALIEQGYSEGGAKEVLEFAGAEVAKAEMED; this is encoded by the coding sequence ATGACCGGCGATATCGAGACACTCGAGACGCTCAGCACGGATTACAAGGAATCGATGCCCGAAGACCTGCGGGAAACCAAGCCCTTCGATTGGTACCTCGAGGAGTGTTACGACGATCCACAGATCACTCGGAACGCTCACCAGCGGGTCGCGGACATGTTCGACTACTACGGCACGACGTACGACGAGACCGAGGGTGTCGTCGAGTACCAACTCGCCAGCGAAGATCCACTGGGCGACGGTGAGAACACGTTCTACGGGAACGTCATCCACCACTCGATTCACGAGTTCGTGAACAAAGTCAAATCGGGCGCCCGTCGATTGGGTCCCGAGCGCCGAATCAAGCTATTACTCGGCCCCGTCGGCTCCGGGAAGTCCCACTTCGACAAGCAGGTCCGCAAGTACTTCGAAGACTACACGCTTCGCGAAGCGGGTCGAATGTACACCTTCCGGTGGACGAACCTCTGTGACGTCATCGTCGATCAAGACCCCGCCGACGACGTCGTCCGTTCGCCGATGAATCAGGACCCACTCGTCCTCTTGCCACTCGAGCAACGCCAGCGGGTGATCGACGATCTGAACGAACGACTCGATGCGCCCTACACCATCCAGAACGAGCAGGCGCTCGACCCCGAGAGCGAGTTCTACATGGACCGGCTGTTGGCCTACTACGACGACGACCTAAAGCAGGTTCTCGAGAACCACGTCGAGATCGTCCGCCTCGTCGCCGACGAGAACAAACGACAGGGCCTCGAGACGTTCGAGCCAAAGGACAAGAAGAACCAGGACGAGACGGAACTGACGGGCGACGTCAACTACTCGAAGATCGCCATCTACGGGGAAAGCGACCCGCGCGCGTTCGATTACTCGGGGGCGTTCTGTAACGCGAACCGAGGCATCTTCAGCGGCGAGGAGTTGCTGAAGCTTCAACGGGAGTTCCTCTACGACTTCCTGCACGCCACGCAAGAGCAGACGATCAAGCCGAAGAACAACCCCCGGATCGACATCGACCAGGTGATCGTCGGGCGAACGAACATGCCCGAGTACAAAGACAAGAAGGGCGACGAAAAGATGGAGGCGTTCAACGACCGCACCAAGCGGATCGACTTCCCGTACGTCCTCAGCTACGAGGACGAGGCCAGTATCTACGAGAAGATGCTGAACAACGCCGACGTCCCGGACATCAACGTCGAGCCACACACCCTCGAGATGGCGGGTCTCTTCGGCGTCCTCACGCGGGTGGAAGAGCCCGACACCGAGACGGTCGACCTGCTCTCGAAGGCGAAAGCCTACAACGGCGAAATCGACGAGGGCGACGACATCGACAGCAAGAAGCTGCGCGAAGAAGCCGAGCAAAAGGCCGAAATCGGCGAGGGAATGGTCGGCGTCTCGCCCCGGTTCATCGGGGACGAAATCGCCGAGGCGATCATGGACTCCAAACACCGCAGCCGGGGCTTCCTCTCGCCACTCACGGTGTTCAACTTCTTCGAGGAGAACTTGGAGCACCACGGGTCGATTCCCGAGGAGAACTTCGAGCAGTACTACCGCTACCTCGAGACGGTTCGCGAGGAGTACAAGGAGCGAGCCATCGAGGACGTTCGCCACGCGCTGGCCTACGACATCGACGAGATCCAGCGCCAGGGCGAGAAGTACATGGACCACGTGATGGCCTACATCGACGACGACACGATCGAAGACAGCCTGACGGGTCGCGAGCAAGAACCCGACGAGACCTTCCTCCGAAGCGTCGAGGAGAAACTCGACGTGCCGGAAGACCGAAAGGAAGACTTCCGCCAGGAGGTTTCGAACTGGGTTTCCCGCCGGGCTCGCGAGGGCGAGGCCTTCAACCCGCAGGACAACGAGCGCCTGCGCCGCGCACTCGAGCGCAAGCTCTGGGAGGACAAGAAGCACAACATCAACTTCTCCGCGCTGGTGAGCGCCAACGAGTTCGACGACGACGAGCGGTCGGCGTGGATCGACGCCCTGATCGAACAGGGCTACTCCGAGGGCGGCGCGAAGGAAGTGCTCGAGTTCGCCGGCGCGGAGGTCGCCAAAGCAGAGATGGAAGACTAA
- a CDS encoding asparagine synthase C-terminal domain-containing protein yields the protein MSDRASDTETIRGATSETVRAALSSGDALPGTTGFAGELEGTLVRDVLGREPLYLESASSRTNSMPTVESSAETSTKWAFNPTTLEDPTLLPAGSTLALEDPDATPEQRFCLPNPTPESDHSSALTRLETAIETAADAVDTDDRDVAVAFSGGVDSALVAAVLDAPLYVVGFPDSHDVEAARSAARAMGRDLTVVELEPADLERAVPEVARATGRTNAMDVQIALPLYLVGERVAADGFDALAVGQGADELFGGYEKVVRLDHRVEANTVRGAVREGIQTLPTQLPRDVHAIEATGLEPVAPLLHDTVVDAALRLPDELLADETERKRALRLVSRSNLPEDVVDRKKKAVQYGSLVARELDRLARQAGYKRRIDDHVGKYIRSLLESEPDPPKA from the coding sequence ATGAGCGACCGCGCAAGCGACACCGAGACGATCCGCGGTGCCACCAGCGAAACGGTTCGGGCGGCGCTCTCGAGCGGTGACGCCCTCCCCGGAACGACCGGTTTCGCCGGCGAACTCGAGGGAACGCTCGTTCGAGACGTGCTCGGACGCGAGCCGTTGTACCTCGAGTCTGCATCCTCCCGTACAAACTCGATGCCTACGGTAGAGTCCTCAGCAGAGACCTCGACAAAATGGGCATTCAATCCCACGACACTCGAGGATCCGACGCTTCTTCCGGCAGGGTCGACACTCGCGCTCGAGGACCCGGATGCAACTCCAGAACAGCGCTTTTGTCTCCCCAATCCGACACCCGAATCGGATCACTCGAGCGCGCTCACACGACTCGAGACGGCGATCGAAACCGCGGCTGACGCCGTCGACACCGACGACAGAGACGTCGCCGTCGCGTTTTCCGGTGGCGTCGATTCGGCGCTCGTCGCCGCCGTGCTCGATGCGCCGCTGTACGTCGTCGGCTTTCCCGACAGCCACGACGTCGAGGCGGCTCGAAGCGCTGCTCGAGCGATGGGACGGGACCTCACCGTCGTCGAACTCGAGCCTGCGGACCTCGAGCGCGCTGTCCCCGAGGTCGCTCGAGCGACGGGACGGACGAACGCGATGGACGTTCAGATCGCCCTGCCGTTGTACCTCGTCGGCGAGCGCGTCGCCGCCGACGGCTTCGACGCCCTCGCCGTCGGCCAGGGTGCCGACGAGTTGTTCGGCGGCTACGAGAAAGTCGTCCGACTCGATCATCGCGTCGAGGCGAACACGGTTCGGGGTGCCGTCCGCGAGGGGATCCAGACGTTGCCGACACAGCTTCCACGAGACGTTCACGCCATCGAAGCGACCGGACTCGAGCCCGTCGCCCCCTTGTTACACGACACCGTCGTCGACGCCGCCCTTCGGCTTCCGGACGAACTACTCGCGGACGAAACCGAACGCAAGCGGGCCCTCCGTCTCGTCTCCAGATCGAACCTCCCCGAAGACGTCGTCGACCGCAAGAAAAAGGCCGTTCAGTACGGTAGTCTCGTCGCTCGAGAACTCGATCGCCTCGCCAGACAGGCCGGCTACAAACGGCGCATCGACGACCACGTCGGGAAGTACATTCGGTCGCTACTCGAGAGCGAACCTGACCCGCCGAAAGCGTAG
- a CDS encoding PHP domain-containing protein has product MLSVELHAHSSLSYDGRDSVELILEQAEAVGLDAIAVTDHDEIDASLDAAERAPEYGLVGIPAMEISSKAGHILGFGLEEAVPPGLSYETTLEAIWEQDGLAVIPHPFQESRHGVIARVTRDQLAKGDAIEVYNSRLLTGRANRQAERFANTRDMPMTAGSDAHISEMVGQAVTRVDADERSADAILEAIREGETTVEGKRTPWHISFRQAAGGVTRRVRNSVLGLFQ; this is encoded by the coding sequence GTGCTGTCGGTTGAACTCCACGCTCACTCGTCGCTGTCGTACGACGGCCGAGACTCGGTCGAACTGATCTTAGAACAGGCCGAAGCCGTGGGTCTCGACGCGATCGCAGTGACCGACCACGACGAAATCGACGCCAGCCTCGACGCCGCCGAACGGGCCCCCGAGTACGGCCTGGTCGGCATCCCCGCCATGGAAATTTCGAGCAAAGCGGGCCACATCCTCGGCTTCGGGCTCGAGGAAGCCGTCCCCCCCGGCCTCTCCTACGAAACCACGCTCGAGGCCATCTGGGAACAGGATGGACTCGCCGTTATTCCCCACCCATTCCAGGAGTCCCGCCACGGTGTGATCGCCCGCGTCACGCGCGATCAACTCGCCAAGGGCGATGCGATCGAGGTCTACAACTCTCGGTTGCTCACCGGCCGAGCAAATCGACAGGCCGAACGCTTCGCGAACACGCGAGACATGCCGATGACGGCGGGCAGTGACGCCCACATCAGCGAAATGGTCGGCCAGGCCGTCACCCGCGTCGACGCCGATGAACGCTCCGCCGACGCGATACTCGAGGCGATCCGTGAGGGGGAAACGACCGTCGAAGGCAAACGCACGCCGTGGCACATCAGCTTCCGACAGGCCGCCGGCGGCGTCACCCGACGCGTTCGAAACTCGGTGTTGGGACTGTTCCAATGA
- a CDS encoding UPF0179 family protein, producing MSTVTLLGTRLAEPGTEFVYHGEADGCAGCPYRSQCLNLQPETKYRVTAIRENAQTLECAMHDGGVRAVEVEPASVRATIPSKGAFAGSKASLSGPCPYVECPSHEFCEPDGLEFDEEYRIKEIHGDAPHDVCHLDRSLELVELETDE from the coding sequence ATGTCGACCGTTACCCTCCTCGGGACCCGCCTCGCCGAGCCGGGAACCGAATTCGTCTATCACGGCGAAGCCGATGGCTGTGCGGGCTGTCCGTACCGAAGCCAGTGTTTGAACCTCCAGCCGGAGACGAAATACCGCGTCACGGCCATCCGAGAGAACGCACAGACTCTGGAGTGTGCGATGCACGACGGAGGCGTTCGCGCCGTCGAGGTCGAACCCGCGTCGGTCCGCGCAACCATCCCATCCAAAGGGGCATTCGCCGGCAGCAAGGCGAGTCTCTCCGGCCCCTGTCCGTACGTCGAGTGTCCCTCCCACGAGTTCTGTGAACCCGACGGTCTCGAGTTCGACGAGGAGTACCGGATCAAAGAAATTCACGGCGACGCACCACACGACGTCTGCCATCTCGACCGATCGCTCGAGTTAGTCGAACTCGAGACGGACGAGTAA
- a CDS encoding DUF5820 family protein has protein sequence MTNSPSAEDAETPLASLPSEWNVWNRGDDGRLVLAYRPDVFNGDDFPPACLPTLYLTHGARTRRPGTNPANHADDDWYVTLYLEPDVSATTERFANRDDALEHTLELATKFDAGAVDYRELYQVPRETYFERLDELVDEG, from the coding sequence ATGACGAACTCGCCATCGGCGGAAGACGCAGAGACGCCACTCGCGTCACTCCCTTCCGAGTGGAACGTCTGGAATCGGGGGGACGACGGCCGACTCGTCCTCGCGTACCGACCGGACGTGTTCAACGGCGACGACTTTCCGCCGGCCTGCCTCCCGACGCTGTACCTCACCCACGGCGCACGGACCCGACGCCCTGGAACCAACCCGGCCAATCACGCCGACGACGATTGGTACGTTACCCTCTACCTCGAGCCCGACGTCTCGGCGACGACGGAACGATTCGCGAACAGAGACGACGCCCTCGAGCACACGCTCGAACTCGCCACGAAATTCGACGCCGGAGCCGTCGACTATCGCGAGTTGTATCAGGTCCCTCGAGAGACGTACTTCGAGCGGTTAGACGAACTCGTCGACGAAGGGTAG